The window cataatttaaggtttatggatattggtaaatTCATTGATATCTAAGTCCTTTGGTGTCATTGAGTTATAATCCTCGTCTAAGCataaattttagtattattacttTACCATGATCATAAATCCTAACTACGTTGTAAAATCTATGATTATTGGACCCGAGTCATTGAATCCTATAAATTCGTTCAGTTTACGAAAGTGGCATAATAGTTGTATTCTTCAGATATAGCAGGTTATGAACActgatgacctaggatttcatgcatatactTTTGTATATTATATTCCCCAGTTTACATGTTTGAATGCTCTAAAATATTGTGTTTATTTCAATCAttagattattattatcattaagcATTGTAGTTATTAGTGTCATTCacttgggagtagtacttagcaccgagaggacGTAGGAATGAAGGCTTATCTGTCAGTTAGGCTGAGaccattagtagaagtccctaagtcccaGAATTATGGTGCCAAtgtaggttctaaagggtcacccaCCAGACCAGACTTGACACTTTAGTCCTTTTTggacattagtttagtagatCTACGTCTGTCAGTGTTTGTACCCTTCGCAAGTACTgatcacccttccaactggggttacaggttggaccttgtAAGCTCATATTAGGGTATGCCAGTTATTAGTAGCTCCCATAGTCCACAGTTTATAGTTCAGGTCCAGATccttgcatgaccttgtattcaatCATTCAGTTTATTGTGCAACATATGTTCATTACTTAAtcttacattattttattatattataggtACCATGTTCAGTTTATATCAATTATTTTCCTATCTCGCATACTCAGTATGTTCAAATCACCGATCACATACTTTTCTGGTGCTATATTAACTTAtaatatagattttgatgcttaACAATTGAATTGCACCTTGTACTATCTCTTACCATatcaaaaatagcaattttaatgagtcctcatcatacGAGGACCAGAGACaacatttcatttcattttattttgtcttttttgttCCCAGTTTCAAAAGTTGGAGTTAGatggggcttgtcccaacaactcatcttagtagaggcttttcaaacttaTAGTTAGATGCTCAGCTTTTGATCTCAGACTGGATTATTGTTGATTGGATTTCttagaatatttatttcattatccaGTTCAGCTttcacataagtatttttatattagttatcaTCGATAATCTTAGTGTTttgccagatcatgggttagataGGGGTCACTCCTAATTCTAAGCATTGTGTTAAGACTAGAAGATAGTCTCGGATCGTAACAAGGACCTGTGTGGGCAGGTGCAGGCGCCAATGCCCTGTGGCAGTACAACTGGAGCTTCTAAAATTTGTCCTTTTGTGGCCCTTTTTGCACTCTCCTTCTCTCTTGGAATATTACTTTCTTTTTAGATATTCCTTTGTACCAATACCCAAGCActtcttctttcttccttttttggttcaaatacctttttttaaatagtcttcttcaacaagatacgAATTTagggaagaacaccaagaacaagATAATCTTCACGATATAACTTTCTCATTTAAACTCAAATTCACCCCAAATTTGAGATCTAAGCTCCGTTTGGTATGGATAACAAACCCCAATGATTATCAACCCTCAATTTCactccaaaattttcaaatttaaagatccattttagattttcttcaagCGTGGACTGAACAATGGTAAAACCTTTAAATCAACTctgattaagctcaaatttgagattTGGATTCAAATAGTACTAGAGAACAAGACTCTAGcataaaaactcaagaaaacaccagaatcaaaacttaaaatttaaaaaatgatccaaaatatgaaaacctaatctttttgtgatttttgatttttcttcaataataaattaaagattgaATTCGTGAAAACAAATCCAAACcgcgctctgataccaaatgatataagaaaagatataaaaacaaatacaaaGTACGAAAATCAAATGAtgataaataaaagataataattgagaaatagatagataaatagataacacaagatgataaagaacagataacccaaagatatattaaattcAAGGACCTTTCTTTCAATTACCACAAATACCTATCTCCTGCGAAGACCGAGATAGGAATTGAACTCCCTCACAATCAATGTTTCTAAACAATCACAAGTTCCCaacaatcttagaaaatactCTCAAGTGTAAGTTCATCCAaaatcatcaaagtctaagaaaaaagaaacataacTATTTATAATAATGGACTATTTATTACAAAATGGGTCCAAAAGTGATCCTAAATGCCAAATGAGCCCACAAGTGACCCAAAGAGCCAAATACTCAAGGAAAAAGACTACTCCTTCGCCCATCCTCATTATGATAGATCACAACACCCTTCTTTATCTCTAAAAGGTTTCGCCAATTATCTTCAGTTAGAATCTTTAGAGTAATTCGACTTGTATCACTGCATGTAAGCAAGCAAAACATAATTGTACAAGACAACTTTGATTCTACTCGAATTCTTTTATGATACAAAAtacatttttaatattatataaataattaaataataatttgagaaaaaattagtaaatgacaaatttctctaaaatagagtcttttaatgaatgatgagaagttcaaacaacatttctaaggtccttcacacttttaaaacttgtttgaccataaatatattcactttatttcaaactatttattcaatttattttgaaatccttGTTTAgccataaaaataccaaatacaacttgaagttatatttgaaattttgaaaaaaaccTCAAGGTGgtttcactttttaatttttaaaaaaattcttaagtttttattttcataaaatagcCCCACTTAAATTGTATTTCACATTCAaatcatattttatgttttttttttaaaaaaatatatttgaattctAAATATTAACTCCAAATATAATGACCAAACACAACTCTAGTTTCAACCTTGAAAAATTCATATAAAgtgaatatatatttgattttcatGAACAAATACCTACTTAATATGATATAGCTATATATTATAGCTAGAGTTATAAATATATCAGAAAAGGTACgaatatacccctgaactatggtaaatggtacgtatataccccTCGTTATACTTTGAGTACGTTTATACCCTTGCCGTTAATAATTTGATGCGAATATACCCCTGGCCCTAATGGCTTGCCACGTATCAAAATCCTAATGGttgaactttttttaaaaaaatttattagcctaaataattaaattatcctAAATTAAATTCGATACCTATCTCGGTCTATGAAATTTTCAGGAGAATCCACAATAACTCACGCGTCTTTCTCACTCTCTCTTTCcctgaaaaaaaaatttcattcctCCAGGTGTGACTACAAATTCATGCATGTTTCTTTATCTATCAAGTAAATTGAGACAGAGAGAGTAATATTCTCCAGCCTTTAACATGGTGACTGCTGAAATTCGATACATACATAATGAGATGTAAGTCAGTTATCAATGTAAGAAAAAGGTTATCAATATAGGAGTGTgaattcttgttttatttatgtgAAAAGGTTGAAACTTCACCTGAATTATTGAGCTGTAATGGAGGAAGAAAGAAAGATTCCAACTTCCAGTTTTGTGGTGGAGACGAGAGAGTTTTGTGGGGTTCTCTTGATTGTTTCATGGGATCAGATCGGGTCTGGGTTGGGTGTGGGAATTGATTTaggataatttaattatttaggctaataattttttttccaaaaagttCAACCGTTAGGATTTTGACACATGGTCCACCGTAGGGCCAGGGTTATATACGCACCAAATTATTAACGACAAGGGTATAAACATACCCAAAGTATAATGAGGGGCATGTATGTACCATTACTATAATTTAGGGGTATATTCGTACCTTTCTCGCAAATATATTGATAGATTATGAAAGTTAGGGACCAAAATGCTCCACTTTAGCAAATatataagaaattaattaaaaatagtgaAGATTATATTTGAAGGACCAAAATAGAGTCAGTCCAGTAAATGAAAGGATAATTTTGGCAAAGAACTCCTTTTGGTTTTTATTCATTTGGCTCTGGTGACCACCCAAACCCTCAGCCTTTTCTTCTCCGtcacctctctctctctctctcatcaaTAGCTCTCCGAACCCTAAAAAAGTACTTGTCAAATCCAAATTCACTGTTCACTTGTCTCACTTAACTCTTCAATTTCACTCTCGCGGCCTCGTCGATTCATTTATCTGCATCGATTCTCTTTCTGACAAGGCCATGGCAGAAGGAAATCTTGACCTTCCTGACGATCTCCTTTCCTCTAAGACTTCCGATCACTCCTTGACCCCCAAAGGTGctcatatattttatttgattttgatttgtctTAAATTTTAATGGATGATTAACTAATGCTTAGTTTAGGGTTCATTAATCTTATATTTGAATCTTCAATTTTGAATTCTAGGGCTTCAGATCAGGCGCtatgttttttgtttatttgctTTCCTTTCAGTCTGTCAGAGAAGATAATTGATGCCAAATTCTTCGCTTCGTTTTTGTTCTATTGCCAACTCAAAATACTTGAAAATCCCGCATTCAGCAGACAGTGTATCAGTGAGTCTTTTGGTCAATGTTAATTTGACGAATTGACGCTTCTAGAtgaatattctaaaattaattgtTTTATTTAACTGTTGAAAGTCGTTGGTTTTCTCACTAAAATGTCATCTTCTTCTAGTGTTTGGATCTACGTATATTCAACCCAGTTCCTGCCACTGGATTTCCTCTATCCATCTTCAAGTCATTTAATTCTGGAATAAGATTTTGGTCCCATTTTGTCATTGTCATGTTTTACAGTTGCTTAGAAACATCTACAGGTTATGACGACAACAAGACTTTCATGGGACAGCTTGATATTTCCAAAGGTagattttgttttcatttttgattttaaTTGCATGAGGGCTGTGGATTTTCTTCTGATGCTTTTTGCCTTCTCTTGTAACTCTTCTAACCTGGGTTGGCATTGCTTTAGATCAAGCAATGGTGGACAGCAGCATTCCTTTATCTCCGCAGTGGCTTTACGCTAAACCAAGCGACATAAAGATGGTGAGTGTTATGAAAAGCTTACTCTTCAGAGTAACTGTACCCCATTTTGGCTCTTTAATGGATAATTCCTTGAGGCAAACTATCCTGGAGGACACAGATTAGGTAGAATTCAAAACTTGAAATAGTTATTTTTGGACCCTAAGATCCACTTTTGTGGCACTATCTAATACAATGAGTTTTATACTCATTCAGTTCTTAATATTTGGAATATGTGAGAGATGGTTTGCAGTTTCAGAGAAGTCACAGATTCTCGTCAGATCATTTGAGATGTGGACTTAACATAAATGTTGCCAGTGGAGCCATTCTACGAAGGGAGAAATTAGCACTGCTTGGTGAAATAGGTTCGTTTAGAATCAATTTCAAACCATTCTGCTAGAGGTTGTAACAAATCAAACGATCCTAAAACTCTACCTAACTAGAACATGGATGGGGTTATCTCGCCAAACTGGATAAAGCTACTATTTTTTGATCTAGAAATTGGATTCATCTCCTCTTTTTATTCCCTCTCTCATTCAAACGAATTTGAATATGTAATACATATTCGGAAGGTAAGATTGATTAATGTTGAAAGACTTAAAAGTCGAATCAAAATCTAGGGGGGTTGAAATAGACAAGATTCAGCTGAGATCCAAAGAAATAGAATCCGATACTTTCTCATTTCCTTgtcttttctttcatattctaCTTCTTCATTCCAGATTTCTCCATTCTTTCCAATATGCCTTTGTCGAACCCGTTTAAGTAATGTGTGCAGTACAAAGTTCATGATGTAGAACTCATTTGGTTCATCCTATTGGTGTGACCCATCTGAAAGAATTATCTTCGAGATAAGTGTGAGGATTTCAATTGAATCCTTAATTTCCATATCCCCTCCTGGTGTTGCAACATCATCTCAAACTCAATAGATCATAAAATGtcattgtaaattttaaaaaatgttcaTTTGTACATGATTAGACCTTTTACTTGCTTTCTCTATGATATGATGAATTACATTTattaaacaaaactaaaaatgaaatagTTTGTCCCATCTGGAAATTCTCCTTTCTAAGTATACAGGGAACCCTTGAGAATTAAGTGTTTTGTTGTTGAATTAGACGGTTTTTGTGAGATCTTTTCGGTGTTGACATCAAACCATATAGACAACCAAGATATTGACCCTGATCTTGTAGTACCGAGGGTGTTGACTAAGTGTGTTCGGCCCATTTAAATAGGCATTTGGACATGTGATTTCATCTACTGATTTGGAATTATGAGATGAAATCAGCGTTTGGACATGCGTATCATGAAATGAAATCCCAAATCTCCAAAATGCTTGATTTggaaatttcatatcatgatttggaatttttcaaatacaaaaattgacccacaagtttatattttgtaaataaaatccACAATTTTATATCAACCAACCATTTATTTCATATGAACAAAATTTAAAGTTGATATTATTACTCTTACCAATCTTTAAACCATTTGTATTGGATTTAATCTTGACTCTCACCAACCTTTAACCATCCACATTTATTATTACTTTAACGTGAGGAGATTTTCGTACTGTGTGGGAGGATTATATTAAAGAGTAGTATACTGCTACTCAtgttcaattttacttttttattgaaCTAAAGTTCGATCAATGAATGCtgtattatttttagaatagCTTCATGATAGTGTATTATACTTTTGTTATGCACTTTTGCTTATTTTGCAAGATTGTATAAAGAATTGGGGCAATTTTGACAGTTTTTACAACTTATGGGGTTTTTATGATTAAGAGAAAACATACGACTTTAAAGGTCCAAATAAATTGCATGTCCAAACAAAGCATCAACTTCATCTCAAAAGATTTCATatcacaatttcaaatcatggttTCATCCCACATGGACAAACGGGCCCTTAAGACAGAAAATTTCACCTCTCCGATGGATCACTAAGCAATTGGTGTAGAAGAGTAACAATGGTTTTTGTTCGTTATTTCTATGATTTTTATGGTATTTACCATCCGTGACCACATAGGAAATACTTCTTTCATGAGTGTCCATTTCTTGTGGATTCATAACTGTTTGTCTTAAAACTGAGATTTAGAAAGTCACCGTCAGTTCAAGCTCTTCTTGTTGATCTAAACAAAAAAAGCTAGCTTGAAACAACcccaaaagaaaaaacttttaccTTTAAACTTTGCCAAAGTTTCTATCACCTTGAAGCATTATTCTTCCTAGACTTTCGAATATGAAATTCTGGAAGTGACTACTACTGTTACCTACTGTACTGTTAAACAGAACTGGAGAAAATTTCCCTTCATTTGCAACCTTCATACGGGATTTATTCACCTGTGATCTTTTTAAGATTTGAATTTTCATTCTTCTCTCCATAAATCTAAGTGCCAGATGTTCAGATGTTACACTTACTCATATTTCTTTTATACTGCTTGAAGTTTCTACTAAAATGTTTTCTCCCGTGTTTTATTCATCATAGGAAACGCGTCCACCAAGCTCTCTGTCCCTTGGAAGTTCTGTTGATTCAAGTCAGAAGGAGGCTTGGCGTGCAGATGTACCTGAGGAGAAAAAGGATTGGAGAAGAACGACACTGGAGACTGAGAGTGGCCGTCGGTGGCGTGAGGAAGAGAGGGAAACTGGCTTGTTTGGTCGGAGAGAACGAAGGAAAACTGATCGCCGTGCCGAGCATGATGTTAATAACCGCAATTCTGGGCTTGATACGAGACGTGATAACAAGTGGTCTTCTAGGTGGGGTCCTgatgacaaagaaaaagaaaatcacagTGAGAAAAGGATAGATGTAGACAAAGATGATGCTAATAATGATGGTCAAACGTTTGTGGCTAACCGTACTGTTTCAGAACGGGAGTCAGATTCTCGTGACAAGTGGCGTCCACGCCATAGAATGGAGGGAAACTCGGCGGCTCCAAGTTCCTATCGAGTTGCTCCAGGCTTTGGACAGGAGAGAGGAAAAGTAGAAGGGTCAAATGTGGGATTTAACTTGGGTCGTGGGAGGTCTACAGGGACTATTGTTAGACCTTCCTCTGGGGGTGCAATTGGTGCTTCACCATTTGAAAATTCTGTTGCTGGAAATTCAAGCGTCTTGACTGGCATATTTTGTTATCCAAGGGGGAAAACTTTAGACGTATACCGCAGGCAAAAGCATGGTTCATCTCTTTGTGGCATGCCTGAAAATATGGAAGAAGCACCCCCAGTCACTCAACTAATTGCTATTGAACCATTAGCTTTTGTTGTTCCTGATGCTGCGGAGGAGGTGAGCTACATCTATTACCTCATTTGTTCAGACTTGTAGGTTTTCTAAGTGTTCAAAACATATTTGATACCATAAAGTTGCTTGATCAATCTTATAGGCTGTCCTCAGTGATATATGGAAGGGTAAAATTATCGGCGGTGGCGTTTCTTACAATTGTCTTTGGAAGGGTCAATCTATGGATAATGTCACAGGTAATTGTTTCTCAAAAACTATATGTACTACTCCCAATCCTGTCCATTATCTTTTTGTTGGAGTAGGATATGGGATTCTCTctgaattttgtttttttatttttcagaaatagtGGATACGGAGCCCAAAATTCCCTCCGCTGATGTCACTGAAGAGACAGTTAATAGGTTACTGAAAACTTCAATAGTTGTTGAAGAAGCCAATACCTATAGCTTTGCTTACAAGAATGGTGTCAAAGTCAAGTTGGATGGTGAGTAAAGTATCACCTCCATTTATTTGGAATATTATCAGCTCTTCTCATCAAGGTAGATTTTCCTGTTGACTTCTGACAAAGGGACTTGTTTGCTATTCAGGAGGAGATAATCATGAAAGACAGATAGACAAATTTTCTGAAGCTATTGCTGTGGATGGAAGTTTGTTGACCAGGAAGAGAACTGATAATAGAGACTGCTTTAAAGACATTAGTCGGTCCCAGTCTGATATTTTTGCGCACAGTTTTCCAGATTCCGGAGTAACCTGGACGTCAATCTTTGAGAACAATCAACATGTTGCTTTTGATGGCAGTTCGAAGGTTTCTGATGATTCAAGTTCTTTATTTGTGAAGTCCTCTTCTGAAATATATTGGACCAACCTTCTAGGAAGGGGTATTCCACCTGAGGAGTTGAGTTTGTACTATCGTGATCCTCAGGGCGAAATCCAGGGGCCATTTCTTGGTGCTGACATCATATCATGGTTTGATCAGGGATTTTTTGGTCTAGACTTACCAGTTCGTTTGGAAGATGCTCCTGAAGATTCTTCTTTCTATAAACTTGGTGATGTATTGCCgcatttgaaatttgaacatgagtaTGTTGGTAACACCAATCTTTCACAGGCAGAACCATCTGCTGTACTAGGAGGGAAGTTGGATTCTGGTTTATGTAGCTCCTCTTCTGTTTCTGAGATGGTTGGTTCTGCTTCCCTTGATGGGTTGAGCTGGCCGCCATCTGATTTTGATGAACTTGGTGGATATCGTATTCATTCAATACCTGATCATTCAGCTCGTCAGTATAAACCTCCATATTCACAAACCGAAGACTTTAACGATTTTGTTGCTCAAGGTGAAGGTGAGTTAGCATTTTCACCTTGGATCCTTATTGTTTATATCAATGCATAACCTCCTGTTGCTTTGGAGGGGGGAATGTAGCCTCTTTCCTTGCAAATAGGCCATCAAGATCATAGTATTTAATGCAGGTAGCGTTTGTCTGTTTTACTGTTCAAGTCTTTAAGTTTCCGTCTTCGTTTGCAGAAATTGTGTTTCCAGGAAGACCTGGAAACGGTGGCAATTCTATTGGAAAAACTTCGACAGGCCTTACGGATCCTTCAGCTATCTACTGTGCGACTCCAAGCGCTATGCCTGAGGCTGGAGTTCCAAATAATGAAGAGACAATGCATCCACTTGGTTTATTTTGGTCAGAGCTTGAAGGCACCACAGGAAAGAGTGGTTCTGTCTCAGATGTTCTTCTTAGAGGAAGTGGCCAGGATCAAGTTCTAAACCCTGGTGCTGCAAGGTTTGGGCCATTTGGTGCTAAGATAGACTCAACCTCTGTTGTGGAGACATGGACTGATGCTTATAGAAGAAATGCTGTATCTGAACCCAACATATATGAAAATGCTATGGATGCCAGCCACTTGTTTCACCAGGATCATGAAGTGAACCGGTTTGAGTTGGCAGACAAGCTGTTTTCCCAACAACTTCAGGAACAGCATCCTCATAATTTGATGTCTTCTCATAATAGTCACTTGAATGAAGCAAAGATGGAACGTGCGGCAAATCATAATTCAGTACACCAACCACAGTTGGCGAGTCAGACTGGGCAGGATCTGGAACACTTTATGGCATTTCAGCTGCAACAGCAGAGACAGTTACAGCTTCAACAACTACAGCAACAGCAACAGTTCCGTCAACAGCAAATGCTAATGAAAGAACAACAGTCCCAAGCTAGGCAGCTGGTTCTTGAACAATTATTGCAGAGTCAAGTACGTGATCCAAGTTACACACAATCACATCTTGATGCTATTAGGCATAGCAGTGCTCTGGAGCAGGTGTTGATAAAGCAACAAATTCTGAGTGAACTACAACAACGTCCGCATCTTCCGCCAAGACATGCTGAACCATCTATTGAGCATCTCATTCAAGCAAAGTTTGGTCAAATACCACATCAAGGGCCTCAAAATGATTTAATAGAGCTCCTATCAGGGGTAAAGCATGCACAGTTGCACCCTTTGGAGCATCAAGTATTACAACAAGAGCATGCACATGAGAGGCTAAGGCAACATTTGGGAATGGAGGAAGATAGACAGATTGGTGCTGTCTGGCCTGTTGATGAAGCTGGTCAGTATCTACGAAATCCAGGTGTTACTACTCGTCGAGCTAACTCTGGATTTGGTCCATTGGATATTTACCAACAGCAACAGATACCCCCTCCTGAAGAACATGTCAGTCATCTGGAAAGGAATTTGTCAATGCAGGATAGACTTCAGTGGGGTCTCTATGACTCTGGATTTCTGGCTTTGGAACGGAAGATGTCAATACCAGGTGGTGGTGGTGTTAATTTGGATGCTGTAAATCCTCTAGTGCGCGCACAAGGTTTAGAAATGCAAGATCCAAATTCAAGGATTCACTCAGCTGGTCATATGCCTGGTTTCTCGAGTGGCATCCACTTGCAATCTCCTCACCGTCCTCTGTTTTCAAATCAATTTCATGCTCCGAATGCAGACATCATTGACAATCATTGGTCCGAAAGAAATGGTCAGTTATCCGCTGAATGGATGGAAACTAGGATGCAGCAACTACATTTTAACGGTGAGAGGCAAAGAAGGGATTTTGATGTCAAAAGGGCTTCTGAAGATCAAAGTATGTGGATGTCAACTGGTGCTAATGATGACAGTCCAAAGCGGTTGCTAATGGAACTGCTCCAGCAAAAGTCTGGCCAGCAGTCTATTGAGCAAGCAGAAATGACCCGAGGGATTTTGTTTGAGAGGGGTTTTCACTCTGGTCACTTTTCTGCGACAAATGCTTTAAACCGTTCGTTCAACCCTCTTTTGGATCAGGATATGAGTCTAAACCAAGCTTTTACTGTTGGGTCATATGGTTCTAGTTCAGGTTTTCCACCTCAGAGAGATCATGTAGATGAGATTGCCGGTGGTCTTGATGTTGGTGAGAGATTGCCCTTCAATTTACTTTGTGGAGCATTAGCTGAAGCTGAACCTGTCTTTTCCAGCATCAATGATGCCTCTCAGGTAATTTACAAGACCCCCGGACGTAGGCATCTTATATgtgatggaattatagatgcgtTCTTACATGTCACGATGGTTATCTGTAGCTACATC of the Capsicum annuum cultivar UCD-10X-F1 chromosome 11, UCD10Xv1.1, whole genome shotgun sequence genome contains:
- the LOC107847456 gene encoding protein ESSENTIAL FOR POTEXVIRUS ACCUMULATION 1 isoform X5 — its product is MAEGNLDLPDDLLSSKTSDHSLTPKETSTGYDDNKTFMGQLDISKDQAMVDSSIPLSPQWLYAKPSDIKMETRPPSSLSLGSSVDSSQKEAWRADVPEEKKDWRRTTLETESGRRWREEERETGLFGRRERRKTDRRAEHDVNNRNSGLDTRRDNKWSSRWGPDDKEKENHSEKRIDVDKDDANNDGQTFVANRTVSERESDSRDKWRPRHRMEGNSAAPSSYRVAPGFGQERGKVEGSNVGFNLGRGRSTGTIVRPSSGGAIGASPFENSVAGNSSVLTGIFCYPRGKTLDVYRRQKHGSSLCGMPENMEEAPPVTQLIAIEPLAFVVPDAAEEAVLSDIWKGKIIGGGVSYNCLWKGQSMDNVTEIVDTEPKIPSADVTEETVNRLLKTSIVVEEANTYSFAYKNGVKVKLDGGDNHERQIDKFSEAIAVDGSLLTRKRTDNRDCFKDISRSQSDIFAHSFPDSGVTWTSIFENNQHVAFDGSSKVSDDSSSLFVKSSSEIYWTNLLGRGIPPEELSLYYRDPQGEIQGPFLGADIISWFDQGFFGLDLPVRLEDAPEDSSFYKLGDVLPHLKFEHEYVGNTNLSQAEPSAVLGGKLDSGLCSSSSVSEMVGSASLDGLSWPPSDFDELGGYRIHSIPDHSARQYKPPYSQTEDFNDFVAQGEEIVFPGRPGNGGNSIGKTSTGLTDPSAIYCATPSAMPEAGVPNNEETMHPLGLFWSELEGTTGKSGSVSDVLLRGSGQDQVLNPGAARFGPFGAKIDSTSVVETWTDAYRRNAVSEPNIYENAMDASHLFHQDHEVNRFELADKLFSQQLQEQHPHNLMSSHNSHLNEAKMERAANHNSVHQPQLASQTGQDLEHFMAFQLQQQRQLQLQQLQQQQQFRQQQMLMKEQQSQARQLVLEQLLQSQVRDPSYTQSHLDAIRHSSALEQVLIKQQILSELQQRPHLPPRHAEPSIEHLIQAKFGQIPHQGPQNDLIELLSGVKHAQLHPLEHQVLQQEHAHERLRQHLGMEEDRQIGAVWPVDEAGQYLRNPGVTTRRANSGFGPLDIYQQQQIPPPEEHVSHLERNLSMQDRLQWGLYDSGFLALERKMSIPGGGGVNLDAVNPLVRAQGLEMQDPNSRIHSAGHMPGFSSGIHLQSPHRPLFSNQFHAPNADIIDNHWSERNGQLSAEWMETRMQQLHFNGERQRRDFDVKRASEDQSMWMSTGANDDSPKRLLMELLQQKSGQQSIEQAEMTRGILFERGFHSGHFSATNALNRSFNPLLDQDMSLNQAFTVGSYGSSSGFPPQRDHVDEIAGGLDVGERLPFNLLCGALAEAEPVFSSINDASQLHLEACGSTARQAGVTDVEGGMPVNLLSRHTSLGTGDCNVIKSSSGGSLDFYNDKSDRGDSAAEEIPKDRCLVDNDVPEKIGIVITTRFRS
- the LOC107847456 gene encoding protein ESSENTIAL FOR POTEXVIRUS ACCUMULATION 1 isoform X6; the encoded protein is MAEGNLDLPDDLLSSKTSDHSLTPKETSTGYDDNKTFMGQLDISKDQAMVDSSIPLSPQWLYAKPSDIKMETRPPSSLSLGSSVDSSQKEAWRADVPEEKKDWRRTTLETESGRRWREEERETGLFGRRERRKTDRRAEHDVNNRNSGLDTRRDNKWSSRWGPDDKEKENHSEKRIDVDKDDANNDGQTFVANRTVSERESDSRDKWRPRHRMEGNSAAPSSYRVAPGFGQERGKVEGSNVGFNLGRGRSTGTIVRPSSGGAIGASPFENSVAGNSSVLTGIFCYPRGKTLDVYRRQKHGSSLCGMPENMEEAPPVTQLIAIEPLAFVVPDAAEEAVLSDIWKGKIIGGGVSYNCLWKGQSMDNVTEIVDTEPKIPSADVTEETVNRLLKTSIVVEEANTYSFAYKNGVKVKLDGGDNHERQIDKFSEAIAVDGSLLTRKRTDNRDCFKDISRSQSDIFAHSFPDSGVTWTSIFENNQHVAFDGSSKVSDDSSSLFVKSSSEIYWTNLLGRGIPPEELSLYYRDPQGEIQGPFLGADIISWFDQGFFGLDLPVRLEDAPEDSSFYKLGDVLPHLKFEHEYVGNTNLSQAEPSAVLGGKLDSGLCSSSSVSEMVGSASLDGLSWPPSDFDELGGYRIHSIPDHSARQYKPPYSQTEDFNDFVAQGEEIVFPGRPGNGGNSIGKTSTGLTDPSAIYCATPSAMPEAGVPNNEETMHPLGLFWSELEGTTGKSGSVSDVLLRGSGQDQVLNPGAARFGPFGAKIDSTSVVETWTDAYRRNAVSEPNIYENAMDASHLFHQDHEVNRFELADKLFSQQLQEQHPHNLMSSHNSHLNEAKMERAANHNSVHQPQLASQTGQDLEHFMAFQLQQQRQLQLQQLQQQQQFRQQQMLMKEQQSQARQLVLEQLLQSQVRDPSYTQSHLDAIRHSSALEQVLIKQQILSELQQRPHLPPRHAEPSIEHLIQAKFGQIPHQGPQNDLIELLSGVKHAQLHPLEHQVLQQEHAHERLRQHLGMEEDRQIGAVWPVDEAGQYLRNPGVTTRRANSGFGPLDIYQQQQIPPPEEHVSHLERNLSMQDRLQWGLYDSGFLALERKMSIPGGGGVNLDAVNPLVRAQGLEMQDPNSRIHSAGHMPGFSSGIHLQSPHRPLFSNQFHAPNADIIDNHWSERNGQLSAEWMETRMQQLHFNGERQRRDFDVKRASEDQSMWMSTGANDDSPKRLLMELLQQKSGQQSIEQAEMTRGILFERGFHSGHFSATNALNRSFNPLLDQDMSLNQAFTVGSYGSSSGFPPQRDHVDEIAGGLDVGERLPFNLLCGALAEAEPVFSSINDASQLHLEACGSTARQAGVTDVEGGMPVNLLSRHTSLGTGGGSLDFYNDKSDRGDSAAEEIPKDRCLVDNDVPEKIGIVITTRFRS